A genomic window from Salvia hispanica cultivar TCC Black 2014 chromosome 5, UniMelb_Shisp_WGS_1.0, whole genome shotgun sequence includes:
- the LOC125190886 gene encoding general transcription factor IIH subunit 2 → MSLKDAEMKYNREDEEDDDGDGRGLEAWERDYADERSWESLQEDESGLLRPIDNKTLYHAQYRRRLRTTTTARIQKGLIRYLYIVIDLSRAAGETDYKPSRMVVVARQVEAFIREFFDQNPLSQVGLVTLKDGVANSLTSLGGSPESHIKALMGKLTSSGDASLQNGLDLVQSLLNQVPSYGHREVLILYSALSTCDPGEIIETIQKCKASKIRCSVIGLSAELYICKYLCQETGGSYSVALDEFHLKELIFEHAPPPPAIAEFAVANLIKMGFPQRAAEGVISICSCHKEAKVGGGYTCPRCKARVCELPTECQICGLTLVSSPHLARSYHHLFPITPFDDVTPSATNNPSKLPKICFGCQLSLLNPGNMPAPCVSCPKCEQFFCLDCDIYIHESLHNCPGCESFRHSKSVVA, encoded by the exons ATGTCGCTTAAAGATGCAGAAATGAAGTATAACAGAGAAGAtgaggaagatgatgatggGGATGGTAGGGGACTTGAGGCATGGGAGAGGGACTATGCTGATGAGAGATCGTGGGAGTCTCTTCAAGAGGACGAGTCTGGTCTTCTCCGCCCTATTGACAACAAAACTCTCTACCATGCTCAATACAGGAGACGCCTTCGCACCACCACAACTGCTCGCATCCAAAAGGGATTGATCCGCTACTTGTACATTGTTATTGACCTTTCACGG GCAGCAGGAGAGACGGATTATAAACCTAGTCGAATGGTGGTGGTTGCTCGACAAGTGGAAGCTTTTATCAGAGAATTCTTTGATCAAAATCCCTTGAGTCAAGTTGGGTTAGTGACATTAAAAGATGGGGTTGCAAATTCCCTGACAAGCCTTGGTGGGAGTCCCGAGTCGCATATCAAAGCTTTGATGGGTAAGTTGACAAGCTCAGGTGACGCATCCCTCCAGAATGGGTTGGATCTCGTACAGAGCCTCCTTAACCAAGTTCCTTCATACGGTCACCGTGAAGTTCTTATCTTGTATTCTGCCCTTAGTACATGTGATCCAGGAGAAATTATTGAAACAATACAAAAATGCAAGGCATCTAAAATCAGGTGCTCTGTCATCGGTCTCTCTGCTGAGCTCTACATTTGCAAATATCTTTGTCAAGAAACTGGTGGATCATACTCAGTTGCACTAGATGAG TTTCACTTGAAAGAGTTGATCTTTGAGCATGCACCTCCACCTCCGGCTATAGCAGAATTTGCTGTTGCAAATTTGATTAAGATGGGTTTTCCTCAAAGAGCAGCAGAAGGCGTAATTTCGATATGTTCTTGTCATAAAGAGGCTAAGGTTGGCGGGGGTTACACTTGCCCAAGATGCAAAGCTCGTGTTTGTGAATTGCCCACAGAGTGCCAAATATGTGGCCTTACCCTTGTCTCTTCTCCTCATTTAGCCAGATCGTATCACCACTTATTTCCTATAACACCTTTTGATGATGTTACACCTTCAGCCACAAATAATCCAAGCAAGCTTCCAAAAATTTGCTTCGGTTGCCAGCTAAGTCTTCTAAATCCTG GAAACATGCCAGCTCCATGTGTTTCCTGTCCGAAATGCGAGCAATTCTTTTGCCTCGATTGTGACATATACATACACGAGAGCCTGCATAATTGCCCAGGCTGCGAGAGCTTCCGACATTCTAAATCAGTTGTGGCCTGA
- the LOC125190885 gene encoding E3 SUMO-protein ligase SIZ1 isoform X1, whose translation MDLVASCKDKLTYFRIKELKDVLNQLGLSKQGKKQDLVDRILTILSDERVSGMWAKKNSIGKEGVAKLVDDTYRKMQVSGSAELTSKSEAVSDNSNMKLKEEIDDSYPVDKIRCLCGSTLPTDSMIKCEDPKCNVWQHMTCVLIPEKPMEGGLPNPPDIFFCEICRLNRADPFWLTVAHPLLPVKLNITNVPTDGSNPSQSIERTFQLLRSDRDLLSKQEYDIQAWCMLLNDKVTFRMQWPLYADLQINGVPVRAINRPGSQLLGANGRDDGPVITPWTRDGINKIFVSGCDARIFCVGVRIVKKRTLQQVLNMIPGEDEGECFEDALNRVRKCVGGGTATENADDSDSDIEVVADSIPVNLRCPMSGLRMKVAGRFKPCAHMGCFDLEVFVEMNQRSRKWQCPICLKNYSLEKIIIDAYFNRITSKMQSCGEDAAEIEVKPDGSWRVKAENDHRGLGELGLWHSPNGTICASMEIEPKQKMEPKPIKTEVGSDSNARLRLGMTKNQNGRREINNSDDMQGILPAYRLQENFENDQNIIPMSSSATGSGNCEDASVNQDGGGTLDFSMVNGMEYESISMNINSTHGFSDQIASAPTIDAEVIVLSDSEEEIEPLIPSAVNYNNTGPNNGEVQFPSAQHGIPDSYYENPALGNGGSPSLGLYSAHEDDFGMNIWSLPSSSQGGPGFQLFGSDLDVSDALVEMQHGSLNCPSSLNGYALAAETAMGSAALPADPVAQSSNTTNFDLVDNPLAFNGKDPPLQIFLPTSPSETTVGPSDSRDHPEVPNGVPTEDWISLRLGDGPGVGQTGSAAGNDLNSWQHLESKESTLDPLADNAPLLLGRKDNGSGKTGRERPGSLFSFPRQKRSVRPRFNLSIDTESE comes from the exons ATGGACTTGGTGGCTAGTTGCAAG GacaaattaacatattttcgCATAAAAGAGCTTAAGGATGTTCTTAACCAGTTAGGGCTCTCAAAGCAGGGAAAGAAACAG GACCTTGTAGATCGAATATTGACTATTCTCTCCGATGAGCGAG TCTCAGGAATGTGGGCCAAGAAGAATTCCATTGGGAAGGAGGGAGTTGCAAAGCTAGTTGATGACACTTACAG AAAAATGCAGGTTTCTGGGTCAGCTGAGTTGACTTCAAAATCGGAAGCTGTTTCAGATAACTCCAATATGAAACTTAAAGAGGAGATAGATGATTCTTACCCAGTGGACAAGATACGCTGCCTCTGTGGAAGCACGCTGCCCACTGATTCTATGATTAAG TGTGAAGATCCCAAGTGTAATGTCTGGCAGCATATGACATGTGTGCTGATTCCTGAGAAACCCATGGAGGGTGGTTTACCAAATCCTCCAGATATCTTCTTCTGCGAAATTTGCAGACTGAATAGAGCTGACCC CTTCTGGCTGACAGTTGCACATCCCCTACTCCCAGTGAAGTTGAATATCACTAATGTTCCTACAGATGG TTCTAATCCTAGTCAGAGCATTGAGAGAACATTTCAACTCCTAAGGTCAGACAGAGACTTGTtatcaaaacaagaatatgACATTCAG GCATGGTGCATGCTTCTTAATGACAAGGTCACATTTAGGATGCAGTGGCCACTGTATGCAGATCTGCAGATCAATG GTGTACCGGTGAGGGCTATAAACAGACCCGGCTCTCAGCTGTTGGGAGCAAATGGCCGAGATGATGGACCTGTT ATTACACCATGGACAAGAGACGGAATAAATAAGATCTTTGTAAGCGGATGTGATGCTCGCATATTCTGTGTGGGAGTTAGAATTGTCAAGAAGCGGACACTGCAGCAG GTTCTCAACATGATTCCAGGCGAGGATGAAGGGGAGTGTTTTGAAGATGCACTGAATCGTGTACGTAAATGTGTTGGTGGTGGGACGGCCACTGAAAATGCTGATGATAGCGACAGTGATATCGAAGTTGTTGCTGATTCAATTCCCGTTAATCTCCGCTGTCCT ATGAGTGGTTTAAGAATGAAGGTGGCTGGGAGATTTAAACCCTGTGCCCATATGGGCTGTTTTGATCTTGAAGTGTTTGTGGAAATGAACCAGCGCTCAAGGAAG TGGCAATGCCCTATATGTTTGAAGAATTATTCTTTGGAGAAAATCATCATAGATGCCTATTTCAACCGGATCACATCTAAG ATGCAAAGTTGTGGAGAAGATGCTGCAGAGATTGAGGTGAAGCCTGATGGCTCCTGGCGTGTTAAGGCTGAGAATGACCATAGGGGTCTTGGGGAGCTTGGCCTGTGGCATTCCCCTAACGGAACAATCTGTGCATCCATGGAGATAGAACCTAAACAGAAAATGGAACCTAAGCCAATTAAAACCGAAGTTGGTTCCGATAGTAATGCCCGTCTTCGACTAGGGAtgacaaaaaatcaaaatggtCGGCGGGAGATTAATAACTCAGATGATATGCAGGGAATCTTGCCTGCATATAGGCTccaagaaaattttgagaacGACCAAAATATAATTCCTATGAGCAGCAGTGCTACTGGCAGTGGTAATTGTGAAGATGCTAGTGTCAATCAGGATGGTGGGGGAACCCTCGATTTTTCTATGGTCAATGGTATGGAATATGAGTCCATTTCTATGAACATTAATTCAACACATGGATTTAGCGACCAAATAGCTTCCGCACCAACAATTGATGCTGAAGTAATTGTCCTCAGTGATTCCGAGGAAGAAATTGAACCACTAATTCCATCTGCTGTCAATTACAATAACActggaccaaataatggcgaGGTTCAATTTCCATCAGCACAGCATGGAATTCCTGATTCTTATTATGAAAATCCTGCTCTGGGTAATGGTGGTAGTCCAAGTCTTGGGCTTTACAGTGCTCATGAAGATGACTTTGGTATGAATATTTGGTCACTGCCATCAAGCAGTCAAGGTGGCCCTGGATTTCAGTTATTTGGTTCTGACTTGGATGTATCCGATGCCTTAGTCGAAATGCAGCATGGTTCTCTTAATTGCCCTTCATCTTTAAATGGCTATGCATTGGCTGCAGAGACTGCCATGGGATCTGCTGCTCTTCCTGCTGACCCTGTTGCACAGTCttctaatactactaattttgatttagtaGACAATCCATTGGCATTTAATGGCAAAGACCCCCCTCTTCAAATATTTTTGCCCACGAGTCCATCCGAGACAACTGTTGGGCCGTCTGATTCAAGAGACCACCCAGAAGTTCCAAACGGTGTTCCTACGGAGGACTGGATTTCTCTCAGGCTTGGCGATGGTCCTGGAGTGGGTCAAACTGGATCTGCAGCAGGGAATGATTTGAATTCATGGCAGCATTTGGAGTCAAAGGAATCCACCTTAGATCCTTTAGCTGATAATG CACCTCTGTTGCTTGGAAGGAAGGACAACGGGTCTGGTAAGACTGGTAGGGAAAGACCAGGCagccttttttcatttcctcgTCAAAAACGTTCTGTAAGACCAAGGTTTAATCTGTCTATTGATACCGAGTCAGAGTAG
- the LOC125190885 gene encoding E3 SUMO-protein ligase SIZ1 isoform X2, which yields MWAKKNSIGKEGVAKLVDDTYRKMQVSGSAELTSKSEAVSDNSNMKLKEEIDDSYPVDKIRCLCGSTLPTDSMIKCEDPKCNVWQHMTCVLIPEKPMEGGLPNPPDIFFCEICRLNRADPFWLTVAHPLLPVKLNITNVPTDGSNPSQSIERTFQLLRSDRDLLSKQEYDIQAWCMLLNDKVTFRMQWPLYADLQINGVPVRAINRPGSQLLGANGRDDGPVITPWTRDGINKIFVSGCDARIFCVGVRIVKKRTLQQVLNMIPGEDEGECFEDALNRVRKCVGGGTATENADDSDSDIEVVADSIPVNLRCPMSGLRMKVAGRFKPCAHMGCFDLEVFVEMNQRSRKWQCPICLKNYSLEKIIIDAYFNRITSKMQSCGEDAAEIEVKPDGSWRVKAENDHRGLGELGLWHSPNGTICASMEIEPKQKMEPKPIKTEVGSDSNARLRLGMTKNQNGRREINNSDDMQGILPAYRLQENFENDQNIIPMSSSATGSGNCEDASVNQDGGGTLDFSMVNGMEYESISMNINSTHGFSDQIASAPTIDAEVIVLSDSEEEIEPLIPSAVNYNNTGPNNGEVQFPSAQHGIPDSYYENPALGNGGSPSLGLYSAHEDDFGMNIWSLPSSSQGGPGFQLFGSDLDVSDALVEMQHGSLNCPSSLNGYALAAETAMGSAALPADPVAQSSNTTNFDLVDNPLAFNGKDPPLQIFLPTSPSETTVGPSDSRDHPEVPNGVPTEDWISLRLGDGPGVGQTGSAAGNDLNSWQHLESKESTLDPLADNAPLLLGRKDNGSGKTGRERPGSLFSFPRQKRSVRPRFNLSIDTESE from the exons ATGTGGGCCAAGAAGAATTCCATTGGGAAGGAGGGAGTTGCAAAGCTAGTTGATGACACTTACAG AAAAATGCAGGTTTCTGGGTCAGCTGAGTTGACTTCAAAATCGGAAGCTGTTTCAGATAACTCCAATATGAAACTTAAAGAGGAGATAGATGATTCTTACCCAGTGGACAAGATACGCTGCCTCTGTGGAAGCACGCTGCCCACTGATTCTATGATTAAG TGTGAAGATCCCAAGTGTAATGTCTGGCAGCATATGACATGTGTGCTGATTCCTGAGAAACCCATGGAGGGTGGTTTACCAAATCCTCCAGATATCTTCTTCTGCGAAATTTGCAGACTGAATAGAGCTGACCC CTTCTGGCTGACAGTTGCACATCCCCTACTCCCAGTGAAGTTGAATATCACTAATGTTCCTACAGATGG TTCTAATCCTAGTCAGAGCATTGAGAGAACATTTCAACTCCTAAGGTCAGACAGAGACTTGTtatcaaaacaagaatatgACATTCAG GCATGGTGCATGCTTCTTAATGACAAGGTCACATTTAGGATGCAGTGGCCACTGTATGCAGATCTGCAGATCAATG GTGTACCGGTGAGGGCTATAAACAGACCCGGCTCTCAGCTGTTGGGAGCAAATGGCCGAGATGATGGACCTGTT ATTACACCATGGACAAGAGACGGAATAAATAAGATCTTTGTAAGCGGATGTGATGCTCGCATATTCTGTGTGGGAGTTAGAATTGTCAAGAAGCGGACACTGCAGCAG GTTCTCAACATGATTCCAGGCGAGGATGAAGGGGAGTGTTTTGAAGATGCACTGAATCGTGTACGTAAATGTGTTGGTGGTGGGACGGCCACTGAAAATGCTGATGATAGCGACAGTGATATCGAAGTTGTTGCTGATTCAATTCCCGTTAATCTCCGCTGTCCT ATGAGTGGTTTAAGAATGAAGGTGGCTGGGAGATTTAAACCCTGTGCCCATATGGGCTGTTTTGATCTTGAAGTGTTTGTGGAAATGAACCAGCGCTCAAGGAAG TGGCAATGCCCTATATGTTTGAAGAATTATTCTTTGGAGAAAATCATCATAGATGCCTATTTCAACCGGATCACATCTAAG ATGCAAAGTTGTGGAGAAGATGCTGCAGAGATTGAGGTGAAGCCTGATGGCTCCTGGCGTGTTAAGGCTGAGAATGACCATAGGGGTCTTGGGGAGCTTGGCCTGTGGCATTCCCCTAACGGAACAATCTGTGCATCCATGGAGATAGAACCTAAACAGAAAATGGAACCTAAGCCAATTAAAACCGAAGTTGGTTCCGATAGTAATGCCCGTCTTCGACTAGGGAtgacaaaaaatcaaaatggtCGGCGGGAGATTAATAACTCAGATGATATGCAGGGAATCTTGCCTGCATATAGGCTccaagaaaattttgagaacGACCAAAATATAATTCCTATGAGCAGCAGTGCTACTGGCAGTGGTAATTGTGAAGATGCTAGTGTCAATCAGGATGGTGGGGGAACCCTCGATTTTTCTATGGTCAATGGTATGGAATATGAGTCCATTTCTATGAACATTAATTCAACACATGGATTTAGCGACCAAATAGCTTCCGCACCAACAATTGATGCTGAAGTAATTGTCCTCAGTGATTCCGAGGAAGAAATTGAACCACTAATTCCATCTGCTGTCAATTACAATAACActggaccaaataatggcgaGGTTCAATTTCCATCAGCACAGCATGGAATTCCTGATTCTTATTATGAAAATCCTGCTCTGGGTAATGGTGGTAGTCCAAGTCTTGGGCTTTACAGTGCTCATGAAGATGACTTTGGTATGAATATTTGGTCACTGCCATCAAGCAGTCAAGGTGGCCCTGGATTTCAGTTATTTGGTTCTGACTTGGATGTATCCGATGCCTTAGTCGAAATGCAGCATGGTTCTCTTAATTGCCCTTCATCTTTAAATGGCTATGCATTGGCTGCAGAGACTGCCATGGGATCTGCTGCTCTTCCTGCTGACCCTGTTGCACAGTCttctaatactactaattttgatttagtaGACAATCCATTGGCATTTAATGGCAAAGACCCCCCTCTTCAAATATTTTTGCCCACGAGTCCATCCGAGACAACTGTTGGGCCGTCTGATTCAAGAGACCACCCAGAAGTTCCAAACGGTGTTCCTACGGAGGACTGGATTTCTCTCAGGCTTGGCGATGGTCCTGGAGTGGGTCAAACTGGATCTGCAGCAGGGAATGATTTGAATTCATGGCAGCATTTGGAGTCAAAGGAATCCACCTTAGATCCTTTAGCTGATAATG CACCTCTGTTGCTTGGAAGGAAGGACAACGGGTCTGGTAAGACTGGTAGGGAAAGACCAGGCagccttttttcatttcctcgTCAAAAACGTTCTGTAAGACCAAGGTTTAATCTGTCTATTGATACCGAGTCAGAGTAG
- the LOC125188493 gene encoding elongation factor 1-alpha-like, translating to MGKEKTHINIVVIGHVDSGKSTTTGHLIYKLGGIDKRVIERFEKEAAEMNKRSFKYAWVLDKLKAERERGITIDIALWKFETTKYYCTVIDAPGHRDFIKNMITGTSQADCAVLIIDSTTGGFEAGISKDGQTREHALLAFTLGVKQMICCCNKMDATTPKYSKARFDEIIKEVASYLKKVGYNPEKIPFVPISGFEGDNMIERSTNLDWYKGPTLLEALDQILEPKRPSDKPLRLPLQDVYKIGGIGTVPVGRVETGVIKPGMVVTFAPSGLTTEVKSVEMHHEALQEALPGDNVGFNVKNVAVKDLKRGYVASNSKDDPAKEAANFTSQVIIMNHPGQIGNGYAPVLDCHTSHIAVKFAEILTKIDRRSGKELEKEPKFLKNGDAGMIKMVPTKPMVVETFSAYPPLGRFAVRDMRQTVAVGVIKSVEKKDPTGAKVTKAAVKKGAK from the exons ATGGGTAAAGAGAAGACTCACATTAACATTGTGGTCATTGGCCACGTCGACTCTGGAAAGTCAACCACCACTGGTCACTTGATCTACAAGCTTGGTGGTATTGACAAGCGTGTGATCGAGAGGTTCGAGAAGGAGGCTGCTGAGATGAACAAGAGGTCATTCAAGTATGCGTGGGTGCTCGACAAACTCAAGGCTGAGCGTGAACGTGGTATCACCATTGATATTGCCTTGTGGAAGTTTGAGACCACCAAGTACTACTGCACTGTTATTGATGCCCCCGGACATCGTGACTTTATCAAGAACATGATTACGGGTACCTCACAGGCCGACTGTGCTGTCCTCATCATTGACTCCACCACTGGTGGTTTTGAGGCAGGTATCTCCAAGGATGGGCAGACCCGTGAGCATGCATTGCTTGCTTTCACTCTTGGAGTGAAGCAAATGATTTGCTGCTGTAACAAG ATGGATGCCACCACACCTAAATACTCCAAGGCTAGGTTTGATGAGATCATTAAGGAAGTTGCCTCCTACCTCAAGAAGGTTGGATACAATCCCGAGAAGATCCCATTCGTTCCTATTTCTGGGTTTGAGGGAGATAACATGATTGAGAGGTCCACCAACCTTGACTGGTACAAGGGCCCAACCCTTCTTGAGGCACTTGACCAGATCTTGGAGCCCAAGAGACCATCAGACAAGCCTCTCCGTCTCCCACTTCAGGATGTTTACAAGATTGGTGGTATTGGTACGGTGCCTGTGGGTCGTGTTGAGACTGGTGTTATCAAGCCTGGTATGGTTGTCACCTTTGCCCCATCTGGTTTGACAACTGAAGTCAAGTCAGTTGAGATGCACCACGAGGCCTTGCAAGAGGCTCTTCCTGGTGACAATGTGGGGTTCAACGTGAAGAACGTTGCAGTCAAGGACTTGAAGCGTGGGTATGTTGCCTCCAACTCCAAGGATGATCCTGCCAAGGAAGCTGCCAACTTCACCTCCCAGGTCATCATCATGAACCACCCGGGACAGATTGGCAATGGATATGCCCCAGTGCTCGATTGCCACACCTCTCACATTGCAGTGAAGTTTGCTGAGATCTTGACCAAGATTGACAGGCGATCTGGTAAGGAACTGGAGAAGGAGCCCAAGTTCCTGAAGAATGGTGATGCTGGTATGATTAAGATGGTTCCGACTAAACCCATGGTGGTGGAAACTTTCTCAGCGTACCCTCCTCTTGGACGATTTGCTGTCCGTGACATGCGACAGACTGTTGCTGTTGGTGTCATCAAGAGCGTTGAGAAGAAGGACCCAACTGGTGCCAAGGTTACCAAGGCTGCTGTCAAGAAGGGTGCCAAGTGA